The following proteins are encoded in a genomic region of Gossypium hirsutum isolate 1008001.06 chromosome D05, Gossypium_hirsutum_v2.1, whole genome shotgun sequence:
- the LOC107903923 gene encoding uncharacterized protein isoform X3, with amino-acid sequence MPWFGIQMPYVVAYCIMFLQLAMLVFGNHGSLNLLGMLKSEAEKVFDRDMFFKKTVKYVGEPMTHLESIASSVLKKSLSSNQINGGETLNVQHNKSSASVQINGGETVNVGVEVANSEVEYIESENLSDLEDVDTCLKKLLPGLDSKDWILIVETLNNVRRLSVFHKERMHCMLGDLIPLVVKSLKNPRYYKDTH; translated from the exons ATGCCTTGGTTTGGGATTCAGATGCCTTACGTTGTTGCATATTGCATCATGTTCCTTCAACTGGCCATGCTTGTCTTTGGGAATCATGGATCACTTAATCTCCTGGGAATGTTAAAATCAGAA GCAGAGAAGGTATTCGACCGGGACATGTTTTTCAAGAAGACTGTCAAATATGTTGGAGAGCCAATGACCCACTTGGAATCCATTGCTTCCTCTGTG CTGAAGAAAAGCCTGTCTTCTAATCAAATAAATGGAGGTGAAACTTTAAATGTGCAGCACAATAAGAGCTCTGCTTCTGTTCAAATAAATGGAGGTGAAACTGTAAATGTTGGAGTGGAGGTAGCTAATTCGGAAGTAGAATACATTGAATCTGAGAACTTGAGTGATCTAGAAGATGTTGATACATGTCTTAAG AAGCTCTTACCTGGACTTGACTCTAAAGATTGGATTCTGATTGTTGAAACACTCAATAATGTTCGTCGATTATCAGTATTCCATAAGGAAAGAATGCATTGTATGCT GGGTGATTTGATCCCTCTTGTAGTTAAGTCCTTGAAGAATCCTAGGTATTATAAAGATACTCACTGA
- the LOC107903923 gene encoding uncharacterized protein isoform X2 gives MPWFGIQMPYVVAYCIMFLQLAMLVFGNHGSLNLLGMLKSEDMFFKKTVKYVGEPMTHLESIASSVLKKSLSSNQINGGETLNVQHNKSSASVQINGGETVNVGVEVANSEVEYIESENLSDLEDVDTCLKKLLPGLDSKDWILIVETLNNVRRLSVFHKERMHCVEGIKAYGIDKLIQLAASQLSDQLPESRKAARTLLLELQTVYEKSHSLSTVVSENPEMGSWEKFCLSKLSPLSAQAVLRVTTNIAREGLVIGS, from the exons ATGCCTTGGTTTGGGATTCAGATGCCTTACGTTGTTGCATATTGCATCATGTTCCTTCAACTGGCCATGCTTGTCTTTGGGAATCATGGATCACTTAATCTCCTGGGAATGTTAAAATCAGAA GACATGTTTTTCAAGAAGACTGTCAAATATGTTGGAGAGCCAATGACCCACTTGGAATCCATTGCTTCCTCTGTG CTGAAGAAAAGCCTGTCTTCTAATCAAATAAATGGAGGTGAAACTTTAAATGTGCAGCACAATAAGAGCTCTGCTTCTGTTCAAATAAATGGAGGTGAAACTGTAAATGTTGGAGTGGAGGTAGCTAATTCGGAAGTAGAATACATTGAATCTGAGAACTTGAGTGATCTAGAAGATGTTGATACATGTCTTAAG AAGCTCTTACCTGGACTTGACTCTAAAGATTGGATTCTGATTGTTGAAACACTCAATAATGTTCGTCGATTATCAGTATTCCATAAGGAAAGAATGCATT GTGTTGAGGGAATTAAAGCATATGGAATTGACAAATTGATACAATTAGCTGCATCCCAACTAAGCGACCAGCTCCCAGAGTCACGGAAGGCTGCTCGAACCCTTCTTTTGGAGCTGCAAACTGTATATGAGAAGTCCCACAGTCTCTCAACTGTAGTATCTGAGAATCCAGAGATGGGCTCTTGGGAGAAATTTTGTCTGTCAAAGCTCTCTCCTTTAAGTGCACAAGCAGTGCTTCGTGTGACAACAAACATCGCTCGAGAAGGTCTCGTTATTGGCTCCTAA
- the LOC107903923 gene encoding uncharacterized protein isoform X4, with the protein MPWFGIQMPYVVAYCIMFLQLAMLVFGNHGSLNLLGMLKSEAEKVFDRDMFFKKTVKYVGEPMTHLESIASSVLKKSLSSNQINGGETLNVQHNKSSASVQINGGETVNVGVEVANSEVEYIESENLSDLEDVDTCLKKLLPGLDSKDWILIVETLNNVRRLSVFHKERMHWVI; encoded by the exons ATGCCTTGGTTTGGGATTCAGATGCCTTACGTTGTTGCATATTGCATCATGTTCCTTCAACTGGCCATGCTTGTCTTTGGGAATCATGGATCACTTAATCTCCTGGGAATGTTAAAATCAGAA GCAGAGAAGGTATTCGACCGGGACATGTTTTTCAAGAAGACTGTCAAATATGTTGGAGAGCCAATGACCCACTTGGAATCCATTGCTTCCTCTGTG CTGAAGAAAAGCCTGTCTTCTAATCAAATAAATGGAGGTGAAACTTTAAATGTGCAGCACAATAAGAGCTCTGCTTCTGTTCAAATAAATGGAGGTGAAACTGTAAATGTTGGAGTGGAGGTAGCTAATTCGGAAGTAGAATACATTGAATCTGAGAACTTGAGTGATCTAGAAGATGTTGATACATGTCTTAAG AAGCTCTTACCTGGACTTGACTCTAAAGATTGGATTCTGATTGTTGAAACACTCAATAATGTTCGTCGATTATCAGTATTCCATAAGGAAAGAATGCATT GGGTGATTTGA
- the LOC107903923 gene encoding uncharacterized protein isoform X1 produces the protein MPWFGIQMPYVVAYCIMFLQLAMLVFGNHGSLNLLGMLKSEAEKVFDRDMFFKKTVKYVGEPMTHLESIASSVLKKSLSSNQINGGETLNVQHNKSSASVQINGGETVNVGVEVANSEVEYIESENLSDLEDVDTCLKKLLPGLDSKDWILIVETLNNVRRLSVFHKERMHCVEGIKAYGIDKLIQLAASQLSDQLPESRKAARTLLLELQTVYEKSHSLSTVVSENPEMGSWEKFCLSKLSPLSAQAVLRVTTNIAREGLVIGS, from the exons ATGCCTTGGTTTGGGATTCAGATGCCTTACGTTGTTGCATATTGCATCATGTTCCTTCAACTGGCCATGCTTGTCTTTGGGAATCATGGATCACTTAATCTCCTGGGAATGTTAAAATCAGAA GCAGAGAAGGTATTCGACCGGGACATGTTTTTCAAGAAGACTGTCAAATATGTTGGAGAGCCAATGACCCACTTGGAATCCATTGCTTCCTCTGTG CTGAAGAAAAGCCTGTCTTCTAATCAAATAAATGGAGGTGAAACTTTAAATGTGCAGCACAATAAGAGCTCTGCTTCTGTTCAAATAAATGGAGGTGAAACTGTAAATGTTGGAGTGGAGGTAGCTAATTCGGAAGTAGAATACATTGAATCTGAGAACTTGAGTGATCTAGAAGATGTTGATACATGTCTTAAG AAGCTCTTACCTGGACTTGACTCTAAAGATTGGATTCTGATTGTTGAAACACTCAATAATGTTCGTCGATTATCAGTATTCCATAAGGAAAGAATGCATT GTGTTGAGGGAATTAAAGCATATGGAATTGACAAATTGATACAATTAGCTGCATCCCAACTAAGCGACCAGCTCCCAGAGTCACGGAAGGCTGCTCGAACCCTTCTTTTGGAGCTGCAAACTGTATATGAGAAGTCCCACAGTCTCTCAACTGTAGTATCTGAGAATCCAGAGATGGGCTCTTGGGAGAAATTTTGTCTGTCAAAGCTCTCTCCTTTAAGTGCACAAGCAGTGCTTCGTGTGACAACAAACATCGCTCGAGAAGGTCTCGTTATTGGCTCCTAA